The genomic window CAGGTAAGGGGTAGGTGTTGCAGACACCACAAGATGATTGTCTTTTAGCTCAGGTGAAATATCGGAGGTCAGGGATATCCCGGAAGGGATAGTAATGCCTTTTAAAAATTTGACATTTTCTCTTTTTTCCTTCAAACAATCCACGTATGACGCATTGGCGCCCCATAGCGTAACCCCATAACCTTTTTTATGCAGAAGGATGGCAAGCGTCGTGCCCCATCCGCCATTGCCCAGAACCGCTATTTTTTTAATAAAGTATTTCAAATCCATCCGTATCCGGGGAGAGAAAAAACAGGGCTGGATTGCTCCAGCCCTTGAACTGACCTGCAAAAACCAGGAAGAAACGGATCCGTGTTATTTTGCCTTCTGACACGCCTCGATCTCATATAAGGGATGCGCGGCACAGAGTTCCCTGACCGCTTTGCGAACGGCCTCCTTGGTCTGACTATCGTTTGGCTGCGAAAGGGCTTTGTCAATACAATCCGCTATGCGAATAACCGCCGCTTCTTTCATGCCCCGTGAAGTAACCGTAGGCGTTCCGATGCGGATGCCATTTGGTTCGTTTGCGCTTGCGCCTTTTTCGTCAAAGGGGATGGTATTCCTGTTCAGGATAATGTCTGTGGTTTCCAGCAACATCTGAGCCTCTTTTCCCGTAATATTCTTATTGCGCAAATCAATGAGGAAGAGATGATTGTCCGTTCCGCCGGATACAATGGAATATCCCCGTTTCACGAATTCCTGCGCCATGGCCTTTGCATTCTGTACCGTTTGCCGCTGGCATTGCTTGAATTCTTCCGTCATTGCTTCTTTAAAGGCGACTGCCTTGGCTGCGATGATATGCATAAATGGGCCGCCCTGAATTCCCGGGAAGACCATGGAGTCTATCTGTTTTGCATACTTTTGTTTGCATAGGATCATGCCTCCTCTTGGCCCCCGAAGTGTTTTGTGGGTTGTCGTGGTGACAAAATCCGCATAGGGGACAGGGCTGGGGTGTACACCACCGGCGACAAGGCCGGCGATATGAGCAATATCGGCCATGAGGTATGCTCCGACCTCATCGGCAATTTTTCTGAACCGGGGAAAGTCGAGTATCCGCGGGTAAGCGCTTGCGCCGGCAATAATCATATGAGGTTTCGTTTTCAGGGCAATGGCATGCACTTCATCATAATCAATATACCCCGTTTCT from Candidatus Brocadia sp. includes these protein-coding regions:
- a CDS encoding serine hydroxymethyltransferase, whose product is MIRLENDDPEVWQAIQKETERQQNTIDLIASENICSPAVQEAQGSSMTNKYAEGYAGRRWYAGCGYVDTVENLAVERAKKIFGAEHANVQPNAGSQANMAVCFSVLKPGDRILGMDLSHGGHLTHGFKKNFSGMMYDITHYGVKKETGYIDYDEVHAIALKTKPHMIIAGASAYPRILDFPRFRKIADEVGAYLMADIAHIAGLVAGGVHPSPVPYADFVTTTTHKTLRGPRGGMILCKQKYAKQIDSMVFPGIQGGPFMHIIAAKAVAFKEAMTEEFKQCQRQTVQNAKAMAQEFVKRGYSIVSGGTDNHLFLIDLRNKNITGKEAQMLLETTDIILNRNTIPFDEKGASANEPNGIRIGTPTVTSRGMKEAAVIRIADCIDKALSQPNDSQTKEAVRKAVRELCAAHPLYEIEACQKAK